A genome region from Indicator indicator isolate 239-I01 chromosome 24, UM_Iind_1.1, whole genome shotgun sequence includes the following:
- the RSPO4 gene encoding R-spondin-4 codes for MQWIILMLLLFISSMDMLPQNRRKKQVSSVLLENCTGCVLCSEDNGCTSCHHRLFLLIWRDGIRQAGSCVHTCPPGYFGLRGMEVNRCTKCRSPSCESCFSRDFCMKCKEKFYLHKGQCFRQCPPSTAAQPGTRECQETCEPGPWSPWGPCTHEGRTCGCKWGVETRVREVPAATREEGSSCPALLETRKCRMRKHCPGDKTEPKNKGKKRQKKPKTEPHMGT; via the exons ATGCAGTGGATAATCCTCATGTTGCTGCTATTCATCAGCTCCATGGACATGCTCCCGCAGAACCGAAGGAAGAAGCAAG tgagctctgtgctgctggagaactGCACAGGCTGCGTGCTGTGCTCCGAGGACAATGGCTGCACCTCCTGCCACCACCGCCTCTTCCTGCTCATCTGGAGGGATGGCATCcgccaggctggcagctgcgTCCACACCTGCCCCCCCGGCTACTTCGGCCTCAGGGGCATGGAGGTCAACAGGTGCACAA AGTGCAGGTCACCCAGCTGTgagagctgcttcagcagagACTTCTGCATGAAGTGCAAGGAGAAGTTCTACCTGCACAAGGGACAATGCTTTAGGCAGTGCCCTCCCAGCACCGcggcacagcctggcacccgCGAGTGCCAAG AGACCTGCGAGCCGGGGCCGTGGAGCCCATGGGGCCCCTGCACCCACGAGGGACGGACCTGTGGCTGCAAGTGGGGCGTGGAGACCAGGGTCCGGGAGGTACCAGCGGCCACCCGGGAGGAGGGCAGCTCCTGCCCGGCGCTGCTGGAGACCAGGAAATGCCGCATGAGGAAGCACTGTCCCGGAG acaaaactgaacccaaaaataaaggcaaaaagagacagaagaagCCAAAGACAGAACCACACATGGGCACTTAG